Genomic segment of Rhodococcus sp. W8901:
CGGCACCCGCGTCGTCGCGTCGCTGTGGCTGATCGTGACCGTGATCGGTGTGCCGTGGGTCCTCAAGCAGGTCGAGGACGACGCGATCTCACGGCCCGGCGCGCTCGCGTGGGCGGGCACCGTCAACGTCGCCGGCGCGCTCGTCGTGTTCGCGTGGGTCGCCTATGCCGGCCGACGCGTGCGCGCTACGCAGACGCGGCCAGATCGTCGATCCGCCGTGCCAGCTCCAGATCCAGCGCAGTGATCCCGCCGGCGGAATGCGTGGCGAGGGAATACGTCACTTTCCGCCAGCGGATGTCGATGTCGGGATGGTGGTTCATCGACTCCGCGGCCTCCGCAACCCGATCCACCAGCGTGATGGCGGCGGGAAAGCTGGCGGATTCGACGGTGCGGACCAAGGTGTCGCCGTCGCGTCGCCAGGTCGGCAGGTTCGTCAGTGCGGAGTCGATCTCGGTATCGGACAGCAACTCGGCCATACCTCATGATGGTGCGATGGGGAGGGGACCGCAATGACCGGCGCACCTGAACGTGAGGTCGGGGAGGTCGGGGAAGTGGTGGCCGCGGCCGTGATCCGCGACGGCCGCCTACTGCTCGCGCAGCGCACCCGCCCGCCGGAGCTGGCGGGGCTGTGGGAATTGCCCGGCGGAAAGATCGAACCGGGCGAGACCCCCGCCGACGCGGTGCGTCGCGAACTGCGGGAGGAACTTGGCGTCGAGGTGACCGCGGGCGAGCGGATCGGCGTCGACGTGCCGCTGCGCGACGGACTGGTGCTGCGCGCATATCGCGCCGAGCTGATCAGTGGCGTCCCGCAGGCACTCGACCACTCCGCGCTGCGCTGGGTGGACGCGACGGATCTGCGCGAGATCGCACTGGTCGCCAACGACCGCGCATGGCTGCCGGACCTGACCGCACTGCTCGACGCCGACTGACCGGTCTCAGGCCGCGCGGGCCTTCTTGAGGCCCTTCTTGAGTTCCTTCTTGGTCGCGCCCTCGTTCTCGAGTTTCTTCATGCGCATGATGACGACGGGGCACTTGAGGCAGCGCGTCTTCTTACGGCAGCACTTCTTCTTGGGCTTGAGGCCGGAGACCTTGCTGGCCTTGACCTTTCCCTTGCCTTTGCCCATTGCCGAGCCCGGCCTTCCTCCCGAGTGCGGTGCCCAGGATCGGATCTGTCCGCACGCGAGTGAGCGTACCCTCATCCGTTGATCCGGCAAGGTGGTCCGGGGGCTGTCGATGCCCCACCGGGGCCGGCACCGGAGGGTCGTCGGGATGGTTTGCGCAGATGCCGTCACCGGCCAGTGGTGCAGATCACTATTGCCTGGTCAGAGGTATCGATCGGGGGTCACGATGCGAGGTTTCGCGCTGCGGGCGGGTAGGGTATTCGCTGGCCGCAATCCCGGCGCTGACGCGAACATCGTGAACCTTCAGTGACGCGGGGTCGCGAATGGGAATCACGCATGCGCGTAGCGGCAGCCAGAAGCCGTGCGACATCAAATTCGTGTGGCCCCGTCAGCAGCCAGGAGAACGCCCCGCGTGAGCACCACCAATTTCCGTAACGTCGCCATCGTCGCGCACGTCGACCATGGCAAGACCACCCTCGTCGACGCCATGCTGCGCCAGTCCGGCGCCTTCGCCGAGCGCGCCGAGCTGGTCGACCGCGTCATGGACTCCGGTGACCTCGAACGCGAGAAGGGCATCACCATCCTCGCGAAGAACACCGCTGTCCACCGTCACAACGCCGACGGCTCGGTCACCGTCATCAACGTCATCGACACCCCCGGCCACGCCGACTTCGGTGGCGAGGTCGAGCGCGGCCTGTCCATGGTCGACGGTGTCGTCCTGCTCGTCGACGCGTCCGAGGGTCCGCTGCCGCAGACCCGCTTCGTGCTGCGCAAGGCGCTCTCCGCGTCGCTGCCGGTCATCATCGTCGTGAACAAGACGGACCGTCCCGACGCCCGTATCGAGGAGGTCGTCACCGAGGCGCAGGATCTGCTCCTCGACCTGGCTTCCGATCTGGACGACGAGGCTGCCTCGGCCGCCGAAGCGCTCCTCGATCTGCCGGTCCTGTACGCCTCCGGGCGTGAGGGCAAGGCCTCGATGAACCGTCCCGAGGACGGTCACGCTCCCGACACCGAGAACCTCGATGTCCTGTTCGACGTCCTCATGGAGCACGTGCCGGCCCCCAAGGGCGATTCCGCTGCCCCGCTGCAGGCACACGTCACCAACCTCGACGCCTCCGACTTCCTCGGCCGCCTCGCGCTGGTGCGTATCCACAACGGCGAGCTGCGCAAGGGCCAGAACGTCGCGTGGATGCACGCCGACGGCGTCAAGAACGTCAAGATCACCGAGCTGCTGAAGACGGTGGGCGTCAG
This window contains:
- a CDS encoding 4a-hydroxytetrahydrobiopterin dehydratase encodes the protein MAELLSDTEIDSALTNLPTWRRDGDTLVRTVESASFPAAITLVDRVAEAAESMNHHPDIDIRWRKVTYSLATHSAGGITALDLELARRIDDLAASA
- a CDS encoding (deoxy)nucleoside triphosphate pyrophosphohydrolase; the encoded protein is MTGAPEREVGEVGEVVAAAVIRDGRLLLAQRTRPPELAGLWELPGGKIEPGETPADAVRRELREELGVEVTAGERIGVDVPLRDGLVLRAYRAELISGVPQALDHSALRWVDATDLREIALVANDRAWLPDLTALLDAD